gtaaACATACACGGAAATGCTAGGGAATGTATCGTCTCGGACAATGGAAAACTACGGTAGCAATAGGGCTGTTGAATGGGGCGACCGGGGTTTGTTTACATCCCGCTAGCATCCCTGTGGCCAGCTATTTCTTTGGCCggtctcattctctctctctctctctctgggtTGGCTAATGCCTGGACATAGTGATCTTAGTTTTCTGTTGCTTCTTCTACTACatgtaaattttcattattttatttgtctttaggttttttaaaattttagtCTATTCCATTgtgttatatatttttttgagcTTTGTTTCGCCGTTATTTTAAGAAGATCACGTTTTTCGTATTATCGTCGTCAATTCTGGgttgttatttttcttttgcggtTTATGtggattttgttatttttaatttcaagtaATAGTTGGCTTCAACACATACGAAACTATATACTTTCTTTTCCTCTGCTCGGGAGAAACTTAGTTTCAATACTTTTGATCTATAATTCTTCCAACACTCCTTAAAAACTTTGATTTATGTAACAAAAACGCCGGTTATCCTCTGCTGATAAACAATTAACTTCAATATAATTCGACAATAAGTTTACCCTTCAGTGATAAAACAAGTTGAGTTTGatccaattgaaattttttttcccactccTGAAAATGAAAGTGGGCTGCAATAAACTTGTTTTTCCTCTGCCAAAGAAAAGGTtggtttcaatatttttagttGAATTATTCTCCAACGctccttgaaaaattcaacggaTTTAATAATAGGTGAAGGATCCCTTACTAAAAAACGAATGGGCGTCAACATATTCAGACgacagatttttcttttactggAAGAGAGTTTGACTTTgatatcattgaaaaaaagattattttcctGTGTTGAAAATGGAAGCTGGCTTCTGCCAACTTGGCAAAACTTTCATTTCTTCTACTGGGAAAAATCAAGAATAGTTATCCTTTGCTAAAAAACGATTGAGTTTGAATATATTCGACTATTGTTTTTACTTCGCTCGAGGAAAATTCCACTTTCATATAATTTCAGTGTTTCCGTCCTCTGTCTAAATAAAAGTTGACCTCGACACATCCCACAGAACGTTTCTGTCCACCGCAGGGAAAAACCTTGATTTCAATAtcattaaatgttttttccttccgcTGAAAATGGAATTAAAGATAGCAATGATCTCGGAAAAAAGGATTCCATTCCTTCGCTGATTAAAAAACCCAGTTGTGATATcttaaatgaattattttccttcgctcattgaaaaaattgactgatACTATCAGAACAACGGTTATTCCTTGCTAAAGAAAACACGCGGGCTTCAACATATTCAGACAATAGTAactgaaaaagaatttgactGCGATATCATTGAAAAGTTTATGTTTCCGTACTGAGAATCAAAACTGGCTTCCGTTAACTTAGAAAAACTTACATTTtctctgctgaaaaaaaatcaagtttcaGTATCTGTCATTTATCTCTTCCCTACgctctttgaaaaattcgactaATGAAATTGGAACATCAGTTACCCTTTGCTCAAAAACGACTTTGCTTAAATATATTTGgactatagttttttacttcGCTCTTGGAAAATTCCACTTTGATATAATTTCAGTGTTTCCGTCCTCTGTCTAAATAAAAGTTGACCTCGACACATCCCACAGAACTTTTCTCTCCACCGCAGGGAAAAACCTTGATTTCAAtatcattaaatattttttccttctgctGAAAATGGAATGAAAGACAGCAATGATGTTGGAAAAAAGGATTCCATTCCTTCGCTGATTGAAAAACCCAGTTGTGATATcttaaatgaattattttccttcgctcattgaaaaaattgtctgATACTATCAGAATAACGGTTATTCATTGCTAAAAGAAACACGCGGGCTTCAACATATTCAGATAATAGttactgaaaaataatttgactgCGATGTCTTTGAAAAGTTTATGTTTCCGTGCTGAGAATGAAAACTGGCTTCCGTTAACTTggaaaaactttcattttctccgctgaaaaaaatcaagttccagTATCTGTCATTATTCTCTTCCCTAcgctcattgaaaaatttgactaaTGAAATTGGAAGATCAGTTACCCTTTGCTCAAAAACGACTTTGCTTAAATATATTTTgactatagttttttacttcGCTCTTGGAAAATTCCACTTTGATATAATTTCAGTGTTTCCGTCCTCTGTCTAAATAAAAGTTGACCTAAACACATCCCAAAGAACTTTTCTCTCCACCGCAGGTAAAAACCTTGATTTGAATAtcattaaatgttttttccttccgcTGAAAATGGAATGAAAGATCGCAATGATGTTGGAAAAAAGGATTTCATTCCTTCGCTGATAAAAAACCCAGTTGTCATCTcttaaatgaataattttccttcgctcattgaaaaaattgactgatACTATCAGAATAACGGTTATTCATTGCTAAAAGAAACACGCGGGCTTCAACATATTCAGATAATAGttactgaaaaataatttgactgCGATGTCTTTGAAAAGTTTATGTTTCCGTGCTGAGAATGAAAACTGGCTTCCGTTAACTTggaaaaactttcattttctccgctgaaaaaaaatcaaattccagTATCTGTCATTATTCTCTTCTCTAcgttctttgaaaaattcgactaATGAAACTTGAACAACAGTTATTAAAAAGCATTGCTCTGCTGATTAAGAAACCCTGTCGTGATAtctttgatgaattttctctcttgctgggaatatttttcttctctctgctGGGAAGAAACTTCGTTTCAATATctgtaattaattttttttgctccttgaaaaatttaattgatCTAATCGGAACAATATTTATCTTCTGCTGAATAACAGTCTGCCTTCAATATGTTCGTACATTAGTTACAAAGCATAAGTATGCACGTCGTATTCATACGTGATCCAATTTAGAATTCGAAAGGGCTTGTTTGAAATcacttcaaaaaaatgaaatataatcaATCCTTCAATCTTATTACATAGGTCATTCCTGTATTGAAATCATCTGTTCAATAATTGAAACAAACTTCAGTTCGATTCCTCTTGATTTCCCAGTTATCTACGCTGTAGTCGGAAAACTATTTGTCAAGGGACGGCAAAATTACTAAATGGGCTTATAGAAGATGGATATCCCCATTCGCAATACTGTGTTCCAGACGATATGGTTGAGCATATATGTCGCTTTAAAACTGTCTTATCGGATGCTCTTTCTCGGCATTGGTACAAATTAAAAGATTTGTACGATGCGTATGCAGTTCTGTAAGTATTTTCGCGtagtttcatagtttttcgtATGTGCTTTTATGTATTCTCTAAAATGGTTAGCTTTTTACCATATTGATTCATCGATAAATCTCAAAAACCGTATCTTTACGGCAACGAGTAAGACGTACTATTTCTTCTTAGCTTGTTGATCGGAGTTCTCACTTTTATTGTTATGATTGCTATTCCCATATCAAGTCATCCAGAAGCAGCCAGCCATGTTTCATTCCGATCCATCAGGAGCTTTATGAAAGAATGCAGAAAGAAGCATTATCCCCCGAGTCCCCATACGGTCCGTGAATTCGTGGATCGACCCGTTGATCCAGTGTTTGCTCGCAATCTAGAGTACGATAATGGTCAACTTTCTGTGCGTTTGATCATTGACAACAGCGGTGCACAGCATGCcctatttttcgataaaaatttcgtgCGGCAAGAAATGGCTGAGGTATCAAGGCTTCTTATTGATGGAACGTTTTGTTCGCGACCCCGGATTGATGGAGTATATCAATTGCTCACTATTATGGggataaaattgaatcacGTAAGAATTGATTTGCATTTAAAGCATGCTAAAGTATAAAACTAACAAATTCGATACCGTACAACAAAATAACAGGGTATGAGGtatgttttattatattaaacgTGATTGCAAATtgtgttataaaaaaaaattcatgatttgATAGCGAATCCGATTCTAATTATGTTTACTCTCACGGCCTCTAGGGCTTCCCCTTCATATGGGTCATCATGACATCAAAGACGCAAAATGCTTATGAAGCATGTTTGCAATATGTAAAAACACATATTCTGCATGCGCATAACATTCTTCTTGTGATGAGCGACTTTGAACGCGCATTGCGGAATGCTGTTTTGAAAGCATTTCCAACTGCTCTAAGTACGGGTTGTAATACCCATCACGATCGTGTAAGTATTTTGAGATTAGatgatatgatttttcaagaaagagaatgaataataatataaaactGATTTATCATCAACGTAAAACCATACTATTGAAGTTGACGTTTCATCAAAACAATAAGTATCCAAGTATATGTCAATTAAAATAATCATGTACTGGATTTTAGGCGATATATAAGAAAGCCAGGGCCCTccatcttcaatatttatttcggaCCAACGCAGAAgccaaaagttttttcaaaaaactggCGTATTTGCCTGCTGATCATATTGCCAACCAATTCGAAACTATCAAGAATAGTTTAACACCGACAGTCCGAAGACAGCTGAACCCACTATGCGACTATTACGCCCGGTATTGGCTAGGAATTGTCAAGCCAGAGGGCTTTAGCGTCTATGGGCTTAGCTGTCGGACGAACAATATCGTGGAGTCTTATCACAGCAGACTTAAGCACAGGATAGAAGCTCGCCCTGGTCCTTGGGACTTTGTTTGTAGGTTTTGTTTGCAGTCGAACGTAACTACACGCAattcttattttcaataaagggATGAAATGGGATTAATATTGACAATTTTGTCCAACAGCTACTCAAACTACAAGCCAACGTTCGATCGGACATCGAACACTTAAAAAACAATGTACCGATCGGCAGGCACGCACGTTATTCGACAGTCTTCaagcaaaagaaattgataaaaggTTAGATTAAATAAAGATCATTTTGATTCCGAATCAGCAATAACTGAATGCCTTAGAGATAGGTTATCATATTTGTTTACCGTAATTTCAGTTTGTAATTTGCGAATATATTTTTACGTTATTTGATagtatatatatctataataatatttcgaatatagATGGGTCATTCCATACCAAACCGACCAAACTGTGACCCCgaccatttttgatttttctgaaaattttctattttgtaCTTACTGAAAGAAGTCATTCCTAATTATTTTAGATATTTTCCTCAACTTATCTGATCACaatagatttttaaaaatttcgtacaattCTTTTGTAAACGCCCATAACTTCTTTAATAACagagatatcgaaataaaataataggtcatttttttcgtcttgagTTGTAGTTTTCtgaaaaaagtacgaaaaaaaaacaaaataaattttcatactttttttccagtttttaaccaaaaatattttgatcaaAAATATCGGTTAGAACACATTTATATTGCTACGTACACTACCAGGGCACAGTTTCCCGACGACAAGCTagaaaagttgaatgaaattttaacacagaaaaagtatttttttttttatttttaattcattagagTTTCATCgcattattttctaaaatttttttaacctgaGTTTTAACCTGTGTGCTCTCGGCGTTGATCCAGATTTTTCGTGAACTATGGAATCTTATTAGAATATCTATAAAGTAAAAgaagattcatttttatattagaatttttcattgataaatatcttgaaaaccttattgataaaatcttggaaaaaatctgataaaattctaattaattagaaaacgaaaaaagataaaacttttttttctgtcaaaatTCCATAAACAGAACCccatcgttttcgagttacgACATTGAATGTACTTGAGGCCCTCGGCCCGCTTCGCGGTATCAGAGCTACATCGCGCCTTATCGCGGGAATGTAAATATGTACTACAGTCACATGCATGTGTCACACAGGTACAGGCACCTGTGGGTGACTCATACATACGTCTGGAGCTACGTTACGTTCATATTTAATTCTCGCAAAAAGTCTACGAGATCGGAAATCGAACCGAGGGCCTCCCGATGCTCTGGTTTAGAGGCAAGTACGCTAACCACTAGACCAGAGCGCAAGTATTATTTGATATATTACTTAAATATGTGAAGACGTGTAAAAACATCGGTgtccaaaacaaaaaaaggcaCATCTTGTATAATAGCTAATCTATTAATATTCCATTTAGCGTGGCGTGAGCTGCACATGCTTGAAATTACGGTAAATGAATTCATCGAAAAGGCAGCGGCTTTAAAAGGCAATATCGAAATAATCATGGCTAATCACGAAGATATGCAAGAAAATGACGAGGCTCATGAACATGAGCTGCAGGAAACTCCATCGGTCAATCCATTAGGTAAAATTGTTTGTTTACATTAATTCAGGCTTATGAATCATGGTCGCAAAGTACAATCTCCCCGAATTCATTTTAGATCCAGATTTCGAGCGAGAAATATTCTCTGAGGAACCACCACGATGGCTCCTGGACAATTCCATAACTTTTCAAGAAAATGGTAAATAATACCGATTAGTCGAAGCAAATTTTGTATTCTGTTTAGGTAATAGACGAAAGGAAATACCACGAGTATCTTCCTTTCTTAAAAATGTCAAGTAGCTTCCTCCAACATTTCAATTATATAATGAACGTACTAACTTTTTAAAATAagtaacatttaaaaaatttgcttAGATCATAatcacaatttaaaaaaatgcaatttcgaataaattaaaaatatatatgaattttttatccgtAGAACAAGTTATGCCGATTGTGATCGATGACGACTCGGACGCTTCGTCACTTGTTTCTAATGGTAATTTGCATAACACTGTTTTTGGaaccatttttattgtatttgtTTATACTGGAATTGAAAACGTAATTGCTTTTGTACACTTATTCTTTGCAGCCAACAATGAAGATGTGGGAAATTTGCTTCTGGGTGATGAAGAACGGAGGACATTCCCACAACCCAACATAATTggtaattattttcgattcaTTGCAAGCACAAAGCAGTATCTCaaaatattctcatttttaaattgaaaaagaaattatacATAGTAATTGAAAGCTTCAATTGATACATGCATATTTTAACACGCTGACGTATTGAgctgtgagaaaaaagtaggCGAACTTTCTCCACAACTGTCTATGTTCAATTAAATcgtgtttatatttttaatgacCAACACTCAGAATAATttgcattgaatttttatctaaCCGATTGCAAATATCAGATGTAAGAAAGTACCCTCATCATTTTTTGCTCTATAGAAAACCAGCCGATTGTGATCGACGACGACTCGAACGCTTCGTCACTTGTTTTTAATGGTAATTTGCATAAGACTGTTTTTGGaaccatttttattgtatTCGATTATACTGCAATTGAAAACTTAATTGCTTTTGTACACTTATTCTTTGCAGCCAACAATGAAGATGTGGGAAATTTGCTTCTGGGTGATGAAGAACGGAGGACATTCCCACAACCCAACATAATTggtaattattttcgattcaTTGCAAGCACAAAGCAGTATCTCaaaatattctcatttttaaattgaaaaagaaattatacATAGTAATTGAAAGCTTCAATTGATACATGTATATTTTAACAAGCTGACGTATTAAACTGTGAGAAGAAAGTAGGCGAGCTTTCTCCACAACTGTCTATGTTCAATAAAATcgtgtttatatttttaatgacCAACACTCAGAATAATttgcattgaatttttatctaaGCGATCGCAAATATCAGATGCAAAGAAGaattctcatgattttttgcTCCACAGAAAATCAGCCGATTTTAATCGACGACGACTCGGACGCTTCGTCACTTGACAGGAATGGTAATTATTCATGAAATGATTTtcggaattattattatttcattgatttaTACTGCATCCAAATACTAAATTGTTCTTCTATGAGCTGCTTCTTCAGCCAGGAATGAAAACAtaagaaatttcaatgaagAAGTATCAAGGGCATCCCCACAGTCCAATAACCCTGGTTATTGTTGATCTGATGCAAGCATGTGTCTCAAATTTTCTGATGAATATATAAGACTTGCATATTTCACCATCTTGTTCTGTGTTTCATAATAGCAAATCCGCTTCCAAGGCAAAGGAGAGAGGAAATTACTCCAGACCCTCCAACCTCTTCGACAACACAGGCGTTGAAGAAGCAAAAACGTAACAAGCGTCGAAAAGGTTAGACAATGCATTCAGTAAAAAGCATGGCTTAGGGAGTATATCAATGATTGTTCGAAATTACAGATATGAGAAGAAGAGCGATTATACGAAGACAAGATGGTTCAAATTCGGGAAATATCGAACTTGGGCAGCAGTTAAGTACAGCAGGGAACCGGCTCCAAAATATGCAGAACAATGGTAATGCATCACATTGTTCATTCATTAGACCGACTATTCGTTCATTTTCGATTGTGTTTTTATGGAACAAAATCATAAGCGTTGCTAAAAATTCGTGTGCGACACTCTATTAATTCTCGGCACCGCATGGAACAATTTTGATTACAAAATCAGCATCAAtaggaaaatattcaatattaacAATAGCATGTTGGCTTTTATTTGGACCTATTTCAAAATAGTTTTATTATAGGATAAAGAGGATCTTGGTTTCACATATGCATAATTTTGCAAATTCACTTTCCTTTGAAATGAGGTTTTCACAAACTTATTTAAACTACTTTTATTCACGACTCACTACATTACTGAGTCTTATACGAGTCCTTATGTTAATCGGAACACTGCAATATAAAATATCGATATGGAAAAAGATGTCATAACTCTATTTTGATTGCACGAAAATTAACCCTCGAGTACTTTGTAGATGCTCTTTTTGATGAACTAATTTTCTGGCTCAAACGTTGCAAGATCACTATCGACCCCAAATAAGGATTCACTGAATAAGAATTCGGACCGCTAAAAATTCACAGCATTTCGAATTCGTCGCTCTTAAAACTTAGCCCGAGAAAAACCGACAAAGCGGAAGGTTTGGGGAACAATAAATTAGTcaaagtagaaaaataaaaagatacaAACATTAGGAGCGACGAAAAAATTATAAGGGATGACATTGAACATAGCGATGAGTATGTGTTATACATTAAATTGTATTTGAAAGTGGAAAAGAACAATTGAACATGGAAAAGCAAGGTGAAGAGGTGGGAATTATTTGCTAAATGGTATTCAGCTAACCGAAGGATTCAAAGTTCCGGCCGCAATCGAGAAAACGGGGGAATGGGGGATCGAATTGATGTTTTCCGGAAGAGAAATTGAGTATGGATTACAACCGATCTTCCAGAGGAAAGAGAGACCGATGAAACAAAACAGTTGAAGATTTGGGGTATAATTAATTAGTCATAGTAGTAAAATATAACGATAAAAACATTAGGAGCGACATAAGTATTATAAAGGTTGATATTGAACATGGCGATGAATGTGAGGGGAATCACTTTGAATgaggtttgaaaatgaaaaagaaaaattgtacagGGAAGAACTAGGTGAAAAGATGGGAATTACTTAGTGAGATGGTATTCAGCCAACCCAAGGATTGAAAGTTCTGGCCGCGATCGagaaaaaggggggggggggggtgcggGGTCGAATTGATGTTTTCCGTAAGAGAAATTGGGTATGGATTACAAGCGATCTTCGAGAATAAAGAGAGACCGTCGAAACAAGACAGCAGAAGATTTGGGGTACACTTAATTAATCATAgtagtaaaataaaaagataaaaacattaGGAGCGACGAAAGAATTATAAGGGCTGATTTTGAACATAGCGATGAATGTGAGGAGAAACACTCTGAATGAGgtttgaaaatggaaaagaaaaattgtacatggAAGAACGCGCTGAAAAGATGGGAATTATTTGCTGAGATGGTATTCAGGTAATCCAAGGATTGAAAGTTGCGGCCGCGATAGAGAAAACGGGGGGGTGGAGGGTCGAATTGATGTTttccggatgaaaaattggataTCGATTACAAGCGATCTtcaagaagaaagagagaccgACGAAACAAGACAGCAGAAGATTTGGGGTATAATTAATTAGTCATAGTAGTAAAATataaagataaaaacattAGGAGCGACGAAAGAATTATAATGGCAGATTTTGAACATGGCGATGAATGTAAGgggaaaaactttgaattaggtttgaaaatgaaaaagaaaaattgtacatggAAGAACGCgggaaaagatgaaaattatttgctGAGATGGTATTCACCCAACCCAAGGATTGAAAGTTCTGGCCGCGATCGAGAAAACGGGGAGGTGGGGGGTCGAATTCATGTTTTCAGAAAGAGTAATTGAGTATGGATTACAAACAATcttcgagaggaaaaagagacCGACGAAACAAGACAGCAGAAAATTTCGGGTACACTTAATTAGTCATAgtagtaaaataaaaagataaaaacattaAGAGCGACGAAAGTATTATAAGGGCTGATTTTGAACATGGCGATGAATGTGAGGGGAATCCCTTTGAATgaggtttgaaaatgaaaaagaaaaattgtacatggAAGAACGCGCTGAAAAGATGGGAATTATTTGCTGAGATGGTATTCAGGTAATCCAAGGATTGAAAGTTGCGGCCGCGATAGAGAAAACGGGGGGGTGGAGGGTCGAATTGATGTTTtccggaagaaaaattgggtATCGATTACAAGCGATCTtcaagaagaaagagagaccgACGAAACAAGACAGCAGAAGATTGGGGGTATAATTAATTAGTCATAGTAGTAAAATataaagataaaaacattAGGAGCGACAAAAGAATTATAATGGCAGATTTTGAACATGGCGATGAATGTAAGGGGAAAAACTTTGAAGtaggtttgaaaatgaaaaagaaaaattgtacatggAAGAACGCgggaaaagatgaaaattatttgctGAGATGGTATTCACCCAACCCAAGGATTGAAAGTTCTGGCCGCGATCGAGAAAACGGGGAGGTGGGGGGTCGAATTGATGTTTTCAGAATGAGTAATTGAGTATGGATTACAAACAATGttcgagaggaaaaagagacCGACGAAACAAGACAGCAGAAAATTTCGGGTACACTTAATTAGTCATAgtagtaaaataaaaagataaaaacattaAGAGCGACGAAAGTATTATAAGGGCTGATTTTGAACATGGCGATGAATGTGAGGGGAATCACTTTGAATgaggtttgaaaatgaaaaagaaaaattgtacagGGAAGAACTAGGTGAAAAGATGGGAATTACTTAGTGAGATGGTATTCAGCCAACCCAAGGATTGAATGTTCTGGCCGCGATCGAGAACAAGGGGGGGTGCGGGGTCGAATTGATGTTTTCCGTAAGAGAAATTGGGTATGGATTACAAGCGATCTTCGAGAATAAAGAGAGACCGTCGAAACAAGACAGCAGAAGATTTGGGGTACACTTAATTAATCATAgtagtaaaataaaaagataaaaacattaGGAGCGACGAAAGAATTATTAGGGCTGATTTTGAACATGGCGATGAGTGTAACGGGAAACATTTTGCATTCGGTTTGCATTGAGATTAGCTATTATTGGAAAagtgagcaaaaaaaacatccattCACTGGCCCATGTGCTATTCGTGAAGAATAGAAGAAAGTCTGAGATACCTTTGGGACTATAGTTAACGAATGAAGAAATCTAAGGAGAACTcagtaaattttttaagtcatGTGCCAAGGAAAACGGTATCTTTTCTTATTGGTCCCTCGTAACAACTCTATTTAAATTTTACGTTCTTCAATTCGCGTCTTATATTTTaaacataaaatttttcaatccgaAAAAGTCATGCTGCGAAACAAACTGCATGAATTTGTTTTGACAATGGAATCCCAGGAAACTTAAGCctttcttttcaaaattgttcATCAAAAATTGAGCATGATAGCTTCCCAGCAGTTGGGCATTAATTAGCAGCAGTCCAAAACGTTTATTGACATGAAATAACTCGTACCCAATAATATTGACGTTGCAAGAAAGGTTTATACggatcatttaaaaaattagttGGCAGAAAACTGTATGAATTAGAACTCCCAAAACGTTTTCCTCTAAGGCTCCAGGATTTTATATAGAAGGTGaataatttttgcaattttggGTTCAGATGATTTGAATGATCAATTTCATCTCATTCCTgctaaaaaattatgaagttGTTTCGAACCGACGTTCGATTAGAGTATTTGTAACTGTTCTTATTTAATGTAGCCCTCAGTTTTTCTAGTTGTTTTacgcggtgaaaaaaaatatcctgcTTATACTTCATAATATTTATACCCGAATCAACATCACGTTCAAGGCgtgaaataattaaattcattctacatacgaataaatttgatgcgctggacaaaaaatatgttttcacaCTTTCATTAAAAACAGAATCTTGTATTCACATCAATGCTTGCACTCATATTTTCATCTAAACAATTCCTTATTGAATAATGATCGATTGTCATGAACCTTGGCGCCAGACACACGATCCGTAGGGCCGCTTCTCTTCGGAGTCAACGTGGCTTGCGGTGAAGTTGGTGTTTGAGACATGTATTAGTTATTCTTCGGGCCGCTTCTCTTCGGAGTCAATGTGGCCTATGGTTTGGCTAATACTTGTTTTACGCGCTTATAAGAAATACGGTGTTCATGCGGTTTTGAGTCCCAGTTGACAGTTGCATTGTAATGAATAACAAGTAACGGGGGTAAAAAGTAAATAACTTTCATATTAAAAAAGATTCAAGTGCCGGCTATACCTTGGCGCCAGACACACGATCCGTAGGGCCGCTTCTCTTCGGAGTCAACGTGGCCCGCGGTGAAGTTGGTGTTTGAGACATGTATTAGTTATTCTTCGGGCCGCTTCTCCTCGGAGTCAACGTGGCCTTATGGTTTAGCTAATACTTGTTTTATGCGTTTATAAGAAATACGGTGTTCATGCGGTTTTGAGTCCAAGTTGACAGTTGCGTTGTAATTATTAACGAGTAACGGGGGTAAAAAGTATATAACTTTCATATTCAAAAAAGATTCAAGTTCTGGCTGTACCTAGGCGTCAGATACACGATCCGTATGACCTCTCTTTCTCCACGTTCATGTGACTTATAGTTTTCATAATGCTTGCTTTATGCACTTTTAGAAAATGCGATATTCATGTTATGCGGAGCTCATGTttgtaattgtttttcaataatcaatAGATCTTTTACATTTAGATGTACATTGGGCCTATCTTGGCACATGAATTGACGGGCCCTCCATGAATCTGCCTTTTCAGCCCGTGTTTCTATCATCTAACATTAGATATTTTTATAGTTATATTTTTAGTTGGTTATTGTCTCGAACTTGTGTACTCcgtgttacaatttttttttacagtctgCAAGGTGTGTCTATTGACATCGGCAACTCAC
This sequence is a window from Venturia canescens isolate UGA chromosome 8, ASM1945775v1, whole genome shotgun sequence. Protein-coding genes within it:
- the LOC122415228 gene encoding uncharacterized protein, which gives rise to MVEHICRFKTVLSDALSRHWYKLKDLYDAYAVLHPEAASHVSFRSIRSFMKECRKKHYPPSPHTVREFVDRPVDPVFARNLEYDNGQLSVRLIIDNSGAQHALFFDKNFVRQEMAEVSRLLIDGTFCSRPRIDGVYQLLTIMGIKLNHGFPFIWVIMTSKTQNAYEACLQYVKTHILHAHNILLVMSDFERALRNAVLKAFPTALSTGCNTHHDRELSSQRALASMGLAVGRTISWSLITADLSTG
- the LOC122414450 gene encoding uncharacterized protein, with the translated sequence MLEITVNEFIEKAAALKGNIEIIMANHEDMQENDEAHEHELQETPSVNPLDPDFEREIFSEEPPRWLLDNSITFQENEQVMPIVIDDDSDASSLVSNANNEDVGNLLLGDEERRTFPQPNIIENQPIVIDDDSNASSLVFNANNEDVGNLLLGDEERRTFPQPNIIENQPILIDDDSDASSLDRNANPLPRQRREEITPDPPTSSTTQALKKQKRNKRRKDMRRRAIIRRQDGSNSGNIELGQQLSTAGNRLQNMQNNVCKVCLLTSATHIYWPCGHCCCCSTCADILWNEYRERRCPICRTVASEAPRRVFQPEDF